TAATACGCTTTAAAATCTATCTTTTCGTCACCTTAGTAACAGCTGTAGTCATTGATGCTTGGATAAATAACAACTTTATTATTATATGTAATGTAAAAGAAGCTGAGTAACTAAAAGGAATTCTGATTCTTGGTATTATTACATTGCTGttgttgtatttttttcttattctcTTTCAACCATACGGACGTAATCTTTCAGGAACGAAGGTGTCTTCTTATCGCGGGTCGGTCGAGTTGTAGAAGTGCCTGTTTGTGTTTTGTCATTTCGGTGGACGACGTTTTTGGAAATCCCAGGctcattttgttcattctgtTCACGCCATTGACCAACTCTTTTGGTTTGTAACACATGCCGCTTAGCCAGTTTTCCATCTTCGCTGTTCAGGACCAGACTACCATTGCGTTGCTCGACGACAGTATACCGTGTAGGAGAAAACCGCGGATCTCCTTTTGTGCGATTGTGTCGCTCAATCACCACTTGGTCTCCTGGAGTGACCCTACATTTCCGTTCCCCGCGTCGCTCGTCTTCTCGTTGTTTTCCTTTGAGTTTTCCTTCAAGGTCCTTGCGTTCCAGCTGTTCTGGTTCAAATGTTGATGTGCCGCGATGGATCAAGGGTAATCCTCGCTTGATCCTGCGGCCATACATGACTTCCTCAGGTGGTACGGCAGTTACGCTATGCTCTGCAGCATTGTGAGCATTGATGGCGCTTTTAGTTCGTCAATGTAATTAGTGCTATTACAGGTGGCAGTACACATAGCCTTATTTATCAATTTCATGCAGCTCTCTGCAAGTCCGTTTTGCTGCGGGAAAAGAGGTGTAGAGAATGTGAGTGTTACATCCCGCTGTTTGCAATATTCCGCAAAGTCAGTACTATTAAACGGCGGCCCATTATCTGTTCTTATAGCTTTTGGATAGCCTTCTTGTTGGAACACACTATCAAGAACTTTCCGTACGCATTCAAATTTTGTGGACTTTACAGGCCGAGCGATGATGAATCTAGATCTATAGTCAATTATAACTAAGATCAGAATGCCACCATATTTTATGTACGGCCCATTAAAATCCATTGCGATGGACTCCCATGCGGTCTTTGGAGCAAACACTCTCTCCATCGGTGTAGGCTTTTCCGGTTTTCCGTTTAAGCAGCATATTTTACATGATTCAACCCACTTCATAATATCTCCCGACATGCCAGGCCACCATACGCGTTGCCGCATAATGCTTTTCATCTTGGCAATGGATGGATGACCTTCGTGCGCAACTTCCAAGGCTCGTACTTGAAGAGACAAGGGTATTACAGCGCAACCTGTCTTGATGACGATTCCGTTTTGGATGGCCAAATCGCTCCCAACCAGTTGGTATTTTCGCAGATCCTTAGACCAAATCCCTGATTCGATTGCGCTTATTACCCTCAATAGCACGTCGTCCTCGCTGGTTTTGATTTTGATATCCGTTTCCGTCAAGAATTCAACGGCGTTCGCTTCTAACGTCGCAATTTCCCACGGACTCGTTTCTTCATCGAAAGACTCATCTTCTCCATTGTAGAGTCTCGAAGATGTATCTGCGATGTTCTCCCTACCGCGGACGTACTCAACGTCGTAGTTGTACGGGCTTAATCGGAGTGCCCACCCATCGGCCCGTGTCAGTGCTCGCTTAGATTCTTCTCTTGTGCGGTTAAGAATAAAAGTAATTCCCTGAGCGTCGGTACGGAGCGTGAAGCGTCTACCGAGCAAGAAGTACGAAAAATGTTCCACTGCCCAAACCGCCGCTAGGGCTTCCCTTTGGTTTTGTGGatactttttgacgtaggactacgtctgtgttttctatattggggtacactttacgattgcgaaaatctgggaccgtcacgaaaatatgatagactttaaactttaatatctaagccgtttctcgatggattttcaatttttttggaccattcgatcaaggatgagtcaacgcttctttgtatttatttgaaaatactgatttttaactatttattatcgataatagataaaaagtttagaaataggtaaactaaccaatcacgtacatgcatcactagcacagacatcaaaaatcaatcacttgcgggtttggatctaatcctcagtttgaacaagattttacgcatagcagacgcatcaaagcgatcgtagcggagcagcatcacggaggcgctaataacattttcaaagaaaatccatcgcattggtggtggtcctcgatgtgttgctgcagattattcaacctcaacgaacc
The nucleotide sequence above comes from Armigeres subalbatus isolate Guangzhou_Male chromosome 3, GZ_Asu_2, whole genome shotgun sequence. Encoded proteins:
- the LOC134221880 gene encoding uncharacterized protein K02A2.6-like, with product MIGRNSRNKFHAYGSQDPIVIECSFKAKINTIKPCSSELIKPAIFHVVLRGKRSLLGRSTASDMGLLLISNSVNSCENEGIFPIMPGVKVKFSVNPNIPPTKNAYYNVPAAYREAARQRLHEMESRGIIEKATSAPTWISGMSAVAKGSNDFRLVVNMRAPNRAINREYYRLPLLDEMRIKLNGARFFSKLDLSNAFYHLELSEESRDLTTFLAEDGMYRFTRLMFGVNCAPEIFQREMARILKDIDNVIVFIDDILIFSDSLEGLRATVAKVLQILKDNNLTLNMKKCEFDQTRLKFLGHELDSDGFHIDHEKTKSVRSFREPTTLEESKRALTRADGWALRLSPYNYDVEYVRGRENIADTSSRLYNGEDESFDEETSPWEIATLEANAVEFLTETDIKIKTSEDDVLLRVISAIESGIWSKDLRKYQLVGSDLAIQNGIVIKTGCAVIPLSLQVRALEVAHEGHPSIAKMKSIMRQRVWWPGMSGDIMKWVESCKICCLNGKPEKPTPMERVFAPKTAWESIAMDFNGPYIKYGGILILVIIDYRSRFIIARPVKSTKFECVRKVLDSVFQQEGYPKAIRTDNGPPFNSTDFAEYCKQRDVTLTFSTPLFPQQNGLAESCMKLINKAMCTATCNSTNYIDELKAPSMLTMLQSIA